Genomic window (Macaca thibetana thibetana isolate TM-01 chromosome 6, ASM2454274v1, whole genome shotgun sequence):
gccgaggcggatcatctgaggtcaggagttcgagaccagcctggccaacatggcgaaaccctgtctctattagaaatacaaaaattagccaggcatggtggcacgcatctatagtcccagctactcaggaggctgaggcaggagaatcgcttgaacccgggaggcagaggttgcggtgagctgagattgcaccactgcactccatccagcctgggtgacagagcaagactctgtctcaaaaaaaaaaaaagaaacagctaagGTCTGTGGGTCTCCTGGGCTCCAAAAAGAGAGGAGAGTGGAGGGAGGAAAACTCACTGTAGCAATTCCAGACCCAAGTTCAAAGAGTTGAATGTCATGAAAGTGAGCCCCAGGGAAGATCTGTGGTACTTTCCCAATTGCCCCATGTTACCTGCAGATGATGTAATGAAGGCACCAGGCAAACTCCACAGCGACCCCAGGGTTCAGCTTTGGGCCAGGTTGCAACATTTGTAGCATGTGCTGAGGGAGAGTGGAGGCCAAGATGGAGCTGCTGGCAGAAGCAGGGCTGTGAGTAGGAACCACGAAGATGCCAGTGGCTCTTACCAAACCCTGATAGCAGGTAGGAAAGTGTCCAGACCCAAAGCCCTGCCCAGATGGGAAAGTGTCCAAACCCAAAGCCCTTCCTAGCCAGACATATGAAGTTAAAATATGCAACAGCTTTGGAAATCATTCAGGCATCCGGGAGCTATACTACTACTGAGTGGGTCACCTCTGGCTGCACATCTAAAGACAATTTTACTCACGGAATGATCTTCTCTGGAGCTTCCTTAGCCTGTAGAAGCTGGGACAAGGCATATCCAAGAGCTTCCAGCACAGCCACATGGGGGGACTGAAAGTAGACAGGGTAAGGATCTGACTGGAAGCTGGGTCATAAGGTCTTCAGAGACTTTCAGCCCCTTGGCACAGAGCAGAAGCTGCAGCTACCTAACCAAAGTAGATGGAGCATGTGGGAAGGAGCAAAGGAAGGGTTGcccagggaggaagaaaggagtcaCCTGAATGCAGGCAGCCAAGGCTGGAACAATGCCCTGTGGCAGGAGCTGCCTTCTCACAGCCTCACTCTCCACGATCAGGTTACCCAGTGTATACAGACACAGCTCCTGagaacaggcaacaaaagcacTGGGCTTGGCCTGTTTCAtgccaggctgggtgtggggagatggggaggggaggtgatGGGGACACTGGAGCAGCTATCCTTGACGCTCACAAGAGGGTGGGGAGATGATGGGTGTAGGCATGGCTGTAGGCATAAGGGCAAATATGTTTTCTTCCTCCTACTTGCCAGCTCAAACTGGTCCCAAAAgcacaattttaaaatctaaaccaAGAACAAGATAGGAAGGGACAGGGCTTACTATGAAGTCTGAGCTGTGACCGGAGAGGTAGGTGAGGAGGTAGGAAGTAGCTGGCAGGCaggcctcagcaatggtggactgCTCAGAGTGAGAAAGCTCATGCAGGCACCGAGCCGCCTCAAGCTGCAGCAGAGCCTGGTTGCTGGTCAGGAGCCCGACCAGGGTCCGcatgctgccctccagcctacgTGAATGAGTACCAGAGCCCTGCTTAGCTTGTGGCCCATCCCTCAGAGCCCcagctcccccctcccccacaccacCCACACTGACTGGATGAAGGTTTGCTGCGTTTCAGGGTGCTGCAAGCCTCGACGAAGGCTAACCAGAgccccctctctctccttttcttctgtaCCCCGCTGGGCTTGCCGCAGGAACTGCTGCACCTGGAGTTCAGGGCAGGGAAAGGAGAACACATAGTTCCCAGAAAGCAAGTTCTAAGTTTCTCTCTGCCCACTTCACCTGTGAGCCTTCCAATATCATACCACCTCCAGAACTTGTCATTCACACTAATGCAACTAATAAGCATCTACCTTGCAGTGGAGTGGACAGAGAATCAGAACTGAGTTCTAATACCATACCTGCCACTCACTCCACATGGGACCTGAACCTaagtttcctcacctgaaaatgagaataacaatatCTACCCTGCCTTCATACAAGGTTCTTTCAAGGATATTTAAACCTCTCAGCCTGGCAAAACCTACTCCTCCAGCCATTCTCCCCATGCAACCTACACTCTAACAACAACTAGCACAacattagccttttttttttttttttttttttttttttttttaacacttccGAGCTTTTGCACAtgctattccttctgcctggataCCCTCTCCAGCTTCCCACTCTTTTCAGATTTCTGCTCCTCATTCCCTCTGGGAAGTTAGCTCTTTTTGAGAGACTTAGGAGTTTCCTTTGTTCCTCATGTTTCCTTCCCTTATGACATGTCTTCTTCACTGGGCTGTGAGCACCTCAAAGAAAGGGACTTCATCTTTATGTACCTCAGTGACCAGCACAGTGTCCTGGCATAAAGTAAGCACACAATGGAATAGTACAACCTAGAAATAAGTTGACAAAATATATGTCAACATAGTATGTACGATAAACTATGTATGTAAACATAATACAAATATAGGGGATACTCAATGCTTGCTGAATAAAtcctttcattcactcattcaataaatactaagcaCTTAACTATATGCCAGATAATGTGCAGGCAACCGGGTTTTCAATGATAACAAATAACACAGGATCTAGGTTTTCCTGCAATTAAAGTCTAGTTGGAGAAAGAACAATAAACAAGCCATTAGATAATGATTAATATTTTACAAGAAACAAGtaggtggccgggcacagtggctcacgcctgtaatcctagcactttgggaggccgaggcgggtggatcacgagatcaggtgttcgagaccagcctgacaaacatggtgaaaccccgcctctactaaaaatacaaaaattagccgggcatggtggcgcgcgcctgtaatcccagctactcaggaggctgaggcaggagaatcgcttgaacccgggaggcggatgttgcagtgagccgagatcatgccactgcactccagcctggcgacacagcgagactctgtctcaaaaaaacaaaacaaaacaaaaaaaaggttctCAAGACAGAATACCAAAAGAAACCCACATCAGACGTAGCGAATGCCAAGGGCTTGAGACACAAGGGTCCGATATATCGTTGCAGGAACTGAAAAGGGGACAGTGGCtaggatgagaaaactgataaaaTTAGAGTTAGGAAGAGGCTAGACCATGCTATGATTTGCAGGACACAGGAAAGATTTTGGTCTCCATGTGTTTTTAAAGGACGTATTGACGGCGACAAGCATAGATGCAGGGTGACCTTTTAGGAGACTGCAGTAGTATCCAGAGAGGTAGTGGTGGCAGCTTCGATGGTGAAGCATGTAAAGACTCCAAAGCTCTTCAGGAGGTAAACAACTAGGACTTGATGATGGACTGATATGGGGTTGAGGGTCAAAGAGTTGTGCAGGAGATTCCCCTGTTTCTGGCTTGACCCACTGGATGCATGGAAGTGTAGAGTGGATTGCGTTCAGGTTTGGGGCAGACCTCGAGTACTCCCGGGAGTCTGGCGCCAGTGGCGTGGACTCCAGCGCACCCTGCCTTGCcccctcacctcggcctccccgaGGATCGCAGCCACACATCCCTCTCCAGCTTCCTCTGGGGCGTCTTCTCTCAGCAGCCTCTTGCTGACCAGCTGCTGCTCCCTCCGCGCCTTCCGCAGTGCTGGGGGCAGAGGAGCGGGCTGAGCGTGGGAAGGACGACCGGAACCCAGATCCCGCGGCTCCAAGCCTGAAGTCTCAACCTATCTCCGATCGCTATATGCCCCCGCGCTCCCTCGGCCGCCCACACCTGCCTCCTGCTCCCGCCGGCGGCGCCGTAGCTCCTCCACCCCGCAGACTGTGGGCCTAAGGTGGCCCTGCCGTCGGCTCCACATGGTAGAGCAGGAGGAGGAACGCCGCAGGAAACAGCCGCCACAACGCTCCCAGGGGCGTAGACGATGGCACCGACTGCGCAGACTCAGCACAGAGAAGGACCAGGCGGGGAAGGCGCCAGGAGCGGGGTGGGTGCTGGGTGAGGGCGGGGCTCGGCGAGCGGACGCTGCGCGGGGACGGTGGGCGGGGTGAGGGCTAGAGACGCTGCACCACCAGACCAGAGCCAGAGGCGGCGCTCCGCCTCTGATTGATTTGTCTTATCAattttaggaaaagaagtcactcaTCCCTTACCTCAAGTGCCCCAAGCCAGCGGTGTCACAATCTACTCAGCAAACACAACTTCCCCACCCACAATGCGCTCTAGATGAACGTTCAAAACAACCCTGAACTCCGGGAAGCGCCACCATGCCATTTCACCATTAATGCGGATCCCACTGATAAGAGCTGCCAGAAACGCTTGAAGCGTCATTGAATTGTCAAcgaagagtcaaactctgtaaaatatttgaagagacttattctgagccaaatatgagtgaccatggcccgtgacacagccctcgggaggtcctgagaacatgtgcccaaggtggtccagtacagcttggttttacatattttagggagatatgagacTTCAATCCAAATCATTCAAGAAATACACTGGTTGGGCCGcgcgttgtggctcacgcctgtaatcctagcactttgggaggccgaggcggatggatcaatttaggtcaggagtttgagaccggcctggccaacatggtgaaaccccatctctactaaaaatacaaaaattagccgtagtggtgggtacctgtaatcccagctactccggagcctgagacaggagaatggtttgaatccgtgaggcggaggttgcagtgggccgagatcgcgccattgcacgccagcctgggctacaagagcgaaactccgtctcaaaaaaaagaaaaagaaagaaatgtgggatatgatgaggtttctcttcaaatatttagatcagtcttttattctttaattcatagtaccccacacacacaccttttttcctctttttctccttttttttttcctttttgccttcgTTAGATGCCCAGGCACGCCACAGTACCAGGCGTTATCTgtaccagctcacattcctttctTTATTTGGAAAGAGGACTAACTTTGTAGTTCATTACAGgcaccccttccccttcctctccacttTCTTTTAAGTGTCCACCTTATCTAAAAAATTCAAGTGTTTAGCCAACCGGGATTAGTTTAGATTGTATGACCCGCAGGACTTGCGTCAGGAATAAAGGCTCTCGTGcccctttgttcaggtgtgctctcatgGCGACTGGCCAGACACCCCTCTgcacagaagtaaaattgctttgctaagaatCCTTTGTTCGAGTGTTCAATTTCCCTTAGGATTTTGGGTGTTGTTCctaacagaaagaaggaaagaaagaaggaaaggagaaaagaaggaagggaaggcaggggatgggagggagagaaagaaagaaagacattggtTTGTGGGACAACacaaaggcgggacaactcaaagtgagGCGGTGGGGGGGCTTCCAGCTTATAGgtaggttttaaatttttctggttgacaattggttgagtttctCTAAAGACCTgagatcaatagaaaggaatgtctgggttaagatgaAGGATTGTGGAGACCCAAGTTCCTATTTGCAGAGGAAACCTTCAAATCctaggcttcagagagaatgggttgtaaaatgtttcttatcaaatttaaagtctgtgttgatgttaacgctggagaggtataatgaggcatgttcaactcccacttccAGTCATGCCTTGAAACAGTCActctgttaaattttaaaagagccctGGCTGAagaggaagtccattcagatggtgggggttgggggggggcttagaattttatttttgttttacagaatgTTCACCACAATGAccgttattctcattttatatatgatgaaaatgagaaaaatatcattATTTCACTTCTCTGCATAAAACTGAGTTCCCATAATTTTTAGGATAAAATCTTTCACCAAATGTTGAGCGCCACTAGTCTACTAGGCACTAAGGAAACACTAGTGAATAAAAAACCATGTTCCTCACACTCAAAATTGGAATTGTGGCCAACTTAGCTCTACATGGTCTAACCCCTGCATACCTCTCCAATCTGGACTCACCTCTTCTGGGACCTTCTCTTTGTTAACAAGCCCTGCTCTTTTTCTCCTCCACCCACTCCCACTCTTGGGGGAGGCTCTTGCACAAGTTGTTTTCTCTGCCTGCACCCTTACCTCTTCTCTCTACCAGCATCCTTCCCTTAACAACATTCTCAACATCTCAAGTCCAGTGTCACATACTCAGAACCATTGTACCAATGACCCAGCTTCTTCATAACCCTTTTCACAGCTATCATTAAGTTATAGTGTAATTATTTGATGTTGTCTCCTCCCAGACCCCCTTGGCAGCTCCAGATTAGGGTCCTGGTGGCACCTAAGAATTTTTACAGGAaacctctaatttttaaaaagctatataaCTTAGGCAAAGGTTCAATTAAGCACAAATCTAGGAAAAAAGTTATTCTTAAAACCAACTTCTTTCCCTTGACCTTAATTCTACCCCTTGGAATTAATCAATGAAGTCTGCAATCTCTTCCACAAAACAGCACGTTAAAATATCTACAGACCATCATTCTATCCTTAATATCTTCTCTCCcagtatccatccatccatcccctggacagctatttattgagcacctgctgtgcaCCATGCTCTGGCCAGGGACAGGGCCTGGATCTTGACCCCTTCCTCATGCAactgtctggcttctttttttaatttttcaatttttaaaaaaatttttattttcttatttctccaagaaaaacttttttttatttatttatttatttatttatttatttatttatttattattttgagccagggtcttgctctgttgcccaggctgcagtgcagtggtgcaatcatggcttatcACAGCCTGGAGCTCAGCCTTAAATGATCCTttcagcttggcctcccaaagtgctagaattacaggcatgagccactgcacttaaCCCAGGCTGGCTTCTAAAACCCACACTTggtcgggcaaggtggctcatgcctataatcccagcactttgggagacggaggcgggtggatcacctgaggtcaggagttcgagaccaacctgaccaacatggtgaaaccccgtctctactaaaaatgcaaaattaaccaggtgtggtggcacatgcttgtaatcccagctactcgggagactgaggcaggagaatcgcttgaacccaggaggtggaggttgcggtgagctaagattgcgtcattgcactccagcctgggcaacaagagtgaaactccatctcaaaaaaaaaaaaaaaaaaagaagaaaacaacaacaacaactacaactAAACCCACACTTACTCCAGGTGGGGAAGATGAAACAAGTTCCCAGCCAAAAGCTATATTCTGCCCAGTGTCTGCTCAGACAGCTACAGCTGCCCAAACTGCCTTTCTGTATCTACCTGTCTGGCAACACTGTTAACCCTGTAAGAACCAGCCCCAGGTCCTGTCTTGTACAGGACTGGCTGTTCCTTTCTCCAGACCATGTTCCTCCCCACCTCCGCCCTCCTCCCCCAACAACACAAGCCTTCTGTAAGAGCCCTCTCCACTATGGACTGAAGTTCTGGGTTCATGTTTGCTCTACCCACCTCCTGGAGCACTTCAGGGATTGTCTTGGTTATGTCTGCATCCCAGGGCTTTCTACCAACCCTAGTACTCGGTAGACAAATGGTAGATATTTGTAGAATCAAGCTGTGAGTTGGAGATCTTTGCAGAACCATCACTGCTCCTCTTAACTTGCACCTCCCCACCCCTAAGATGATGAGGTGTCAGACTTCAGGGGCCTGAGTTCTCTGAATGCAGACTCTGAGAAAGAAGACTAGTCATCAAGACTACACTGAAAAGATGTGGTTCTGTGCCAAAGACTTTACTCACAAACAGGTAATACTATCATCTCCGTTTCACAAAAGGGAGGCCCAAGTCTCACAACCTCAGTGGTAAAGCTGGGATTCCAAGACTGGCTGACTTCAAGTCAGATATACTCACATCTTGGTCTTCAGGGATATCACAGAGGCCTGGCATGGCACCAGGGCATGGCCCAGTGCATTGGGGTATGCCCAACAGGACCCACAGGGGGCAGTGATGAGCCTTCTTGTTTGGACTGGGGACAAATCTGCAGCTACTTCTCAATTAAAGAGGAAGTGGGAATTTAAAAAAGACTTtcggtcaggcacggtggctcac
Coding sequences:
- the TMCO6 gene encoding transmembrane and coiled-coil domain-containing protein 6 isoform X3, with the protein product MWSRRQGHLRPTVCGVEELRRRRREQEAALRKARREQQLVSKRLLREDAPEEAGEGCVAAILGEAEVQQFLRQAQRGTEEKEREGALVSLRRGLQHPETQQTFIQLEGSMRTLVGLLTSNQALLQLEAARCLHELSHSEQSTIAEACLPATSYLLTYLSGHSSDFIELCLYTLGNLIVESEAVRRQLLPQGIVPALAACIQSPHVAVLEALGYALSQLLQAKEAPEKIIPSSILASTLPQHMLQMLQPGPKLNPGVAVEFAWCLHYIICSQVSNPLLIGHGALSTLGLLLLDLAGAVQRTEDAGLELLACPVLRCLSNLLTEAAVETVGGQIQLRDERVVAALFILLQFFFQKQPSLLPEGLWLLNNLTANSPSFCTSLLSLDLIEPLLQLLPVSNVVSVMAVQVFLQQSGLQALERHQEEAQLQDRVYALRQTALQG
- the TMCO6 gene encoding transmembrane and coiled-coil domain-containing protein 6 isoform X2, with the translated sequence MWSRRQGHLRPTVCGVEELRRRRREQEAALRKARREQQLVSKRLLREDAPEEAGEGCVAAILGEAEVQQFLRQAQRGTEEKEREGALVSLRRGLQHPETQQTFIQLEGSMRTLVGLLTSNQALLQLEAARCLHELSHSEQSTIAEACLPATSYLLTYLSGHSSDFIELCLYTLGNLIVESEAVRRQLLPQGIVPALAACIQSPHVAVLEALGYALSQLLQAKEAPEKIIPSILASTLPQHMLQMLQPGPKLNPGVAVEFAWCLHYIICSQVSNPLLIGHGALSTLGLLLLDLAGAVQRTEDAGLELLACPVLRCLSNLLTEAAVETVGGQIQLRDERVVAALFILLQFFFQKQPSLLPEGLWLLNNLTANSPSFCTSLLSLDLIEPLLQLLPVSNVVSVMVLTVLCNVAEKGPAYCQRLWPGPLLPTLLHTLAFSDTEVVGQSLELLHLLFLYQPEAVQVFLQQSGLQALERHQEEAQLQDRVYALRQTALQG
- the TMCO6 gene encoding transmembrane and coiled-coil domain-containing protein 6 isoform X1, which translates into the protein MWSRRQGHLRPTVCGVEELRRRRREQEAALRKARREQQLVSKRLLREDAPEEAGEGCVAAILGEAEVQQFLRQAQRGTEEKEREGALVSLRRGLQHPETQQTFIQLEGSMRTLVGLLTSNQALLQLEAARCLHELSHSEQSTIAEACLPATSYLLTYLSGHSSDFIELCLYTLGNLIVESEAVRRQLLPQGIVPALAACIQSPHVAVLEALGYALSQLLQAKEAPEKIIPSSILASTLPQHMLQMLQPGPKLNPGVAVEFAWCLHYIICSQVSNPLLIGHGALSTLGLLLLDLAGAVQRTEDAGLELLACPVLRCLSNLLTEAAVETVGGQIQLRDERVVAALFILLQFFFQKQPSLLPEGLWLLNNLTANSPSFCTSLLSLDLIEPLLQLLPVSNVVSVMVLTVLCNVAEKGPAYCQRLWPGPLLPTLLHTLAFSDTEVVGQSLELLHLLFLYQPEAVQVFLQQSGLQALERHQEEAQLQDRVYALRQTALQG